In the Malus domestica chromosome 16, GDT2T_hap1 genome, one interval contains:
- the LOC103423500 gene encoding type IV inositol polyphosphate 5-phosphatase 7-like, with translation MRVENSKKSTLSWSKKMVRKWFNIKSKNEDFQADDVNYGGGDQVEYRTSFSEREPCTIKKSKTEKFSKNTEQVRRRKMNLDHPRIIDVENHSIFVATWNVAGRSPPSNLKLDDWLHASPPADIYVLGFQEIVPLNAGNVLGAEDNGPAKKWLALIRKTLNNLPGTSGGGGCYTPSPIPQPIVELHADFEGSARQKNSSFFQRRSFQATHSWRTENDPSISQPRLDRRFSVCDRVIFAHRQSDYGHRQSDYGQRPSDYGHRQSDYGQRPSDYGHRPSDCDPNFKCGHRPSDYSRPSDYSRPSDYSRPSDYSRWASSDDDNGPGDSPSTVLFSPMSYGGSASNDGYRMPGHSRYNLVASKQMVGIFLTVWVRSELRDSVKDMKVSCVGRGLMGYLGNKGSISVSMSLHDTTFCFVCTHLTSGQKEGDELRRNSDVMEILRKTRFPKVKGSGALKSPETILEHDRVIWLGDLNYRISLSYRSAKALVEMQNWRALLENDQLRIEQKRGRVFRGWNEGKIYFPPTYKYSTNSDRYAGDDMHPKEKRRTPAWCDRILWYGEGLQQLSYVRGESRFSDHRPVYGVFWAEVESSHNRLKKSMSYSSSRIEVEELLPYSHGYTELNFF, from the exons ATGAGAGTTGAGAATTCCAAGAAAAGCACG CTCTCATGGTCAAAGAAAATGGTCAGAAAGTGGTTCAATATCAAGAGCAAAAATGAGGACTTTCAGGCAGATGATGTTAACTATGGAG GAGGTGATCAGGTTGAATACAGGACTAGTTTCTCAGAGAGGGAACCATGCACAATTAAGAAAAGCAAGACAGAAAAGTTTAGCAAGAACACAGAGCAAGTTCGTAGGCGAAAAATGAATCTCGATCATCCTCGAATCATAGATGTAGAGAACCATAG CATTTTTGTTGCTACATGGAATGTGGCCGGGAGATCTCCTCCGAGTAATCTGAAACTGGATGATTGGCTTCACGCCTCACCTCCTGCGGATATTTATGTTCTTGG GTTTCAAGAGATAGTTCCTCTAAATGCTGGTAATGTTCTGGGCGCAGAAGACAATGGCCCTGCCAAGAAATGGTTGGCTCTCATTCGGAAGACCTTAAACAATCTTCCCGGGACCAGTGGGGGTGGTGGGTGCTATACACCATCTCCCATCCCACAGCCAATTGTAGAACTACATGCAGATTTTGAGGGATCAGCTAGGCAGAAGAACTCGTCTTTCTTCCAACGTCGATCATTTCAAGCAACCCACAGCTGGAGAACGGAGAATGACCCTTCTATCTCACAACCTCGACTTGATCGAAGGTTCAGTGTTTGTGATCGAGTGATCTTTGCTCACAGGCAAAGTGACTATGGTCACAGGCAAAGCGACTATGGTCAGAGGCCAAGTGATTATGGTCACAGGCAAAGCGACTATGGTCAGAGGCCAAGTGATTATGGTCACAGGCCAAGTGATTGTGATCCCAATTTCAAATGCGGTCATAGGCCGAGTGACTATTCAAGGCCGAGTGACTACTCAAGGCCAAGTGACTACTCAAGACCGAGTGACTATTCTAGGTGGGCATCGTCTGATGATGATAACGGACCAGGTGATTCACCAAGTACTGTTTTATTCTCACCAATGTCCTATGGCGGATCTgcatccaatgatggatatAGAATGCCGGGGCATTCAAGGTATAACTTAGTTGCAAGCAAGCAAATGGTTGGCATATTTCTCACAGTATGGGTCAGGAGTGAGCTGAGGGATTCTGTGAAAGACATGAAAGTATCGTGTGTTGGAAGAGGTTTAATGGGTTATCTTGGAAATAAG GGATCCATTTCAGTGAGCATGTCTTTGCACGATACGACCTTTTGCTTTGTTTGTACTCATTTAACCTCTGGACAAAAGGAGGGTGATGAACTAAGAAGGAATTCTGATGTCATGGAGATCCTTCGGAAGACTAGATTTCCAAAAGTTAAGGGCTCTGGCGCGCTGAAATCCCCAGAAACAATCTTGGAGCATGA TCGAGTTATTTGGCTTGGGGATTTGAATTATCGAATTTCCCTCTCTTACCGCTCTGCTAAAGCGTTAGTCGAGATGCAAAACTGGAGGGCCTTGTTAGAGAATGACCAG TTACGGATAGAGCAGAAACGAGGTCGTGTTTTTAGGGGCTGGAATGAGGGGAAGATTTATTTTCCACCAACTTACAAGTATTCGACAAATTCAGACAGATATGCAGGGGATGATATGCACCCAAAGGAGAAACGTCGAACACCTGCTTG GTGTGATCGAATATTGTGGTATGGTGAAGGTCTCCAGCAATTATCGTATGTACGTGGGGAATCTAGGTTCTCAGATCACAGACCAGTTTATGGCGTATTTTGGGCTGAGGTTGAATCAAGCCATAACCGGTTGAAGAAAAGCATGAGTTATTCTAGTTCCAGGATAGAAGTTGAGGAGCTTCTTCCATATTCACATGGATATACCGAGCTAAACTTTTTCTGA